From the genome of Caretta caretta isolate rCarCar2 chromosome 28, rCarCar1.hap1, whole genome shotgun sequence:
GGGCCGCCCTGGCCGTGTGCATGACCATCGGCTTCAccctccagctgctgggggcGCCTTTCCAGCGGAGGTGAGTCCCCAGGGTGCAGCTGCAACAGGGGCGCCACCTGCTGGCCATGGGGGGGAACCACCAGGGCCTGCACCTACCTTaatgggcggggggagagggggcctgcgCATCTCTGCCAGGTTTCTAGGAGCCGGTGAGCCTGCCAGCCGGTCCCCTCTGCCCTTAGACCCTGCGAATCCCCCTGCCCACTGCCGTCCTTCCCGGGCCGAGGGGAGAGTGCTGCGCTCCTCACGCTGTGCATCGAACCCGCGACTCCCATCCAGCCTCCTGCCTCTGGGCTGCCCCTAGGGGAAAAGAAGAGGGAGAAATTTCATTCCCACGGGAGGGCGGGGAGACTAGGACGGGGCCAATAAACTTCCACCGGGAGTGCCTTAATAATCCCAAGGGAACCCCGCACAAGGCGGAAACCCGGGGCAACTGCTGCAGAGGAAAACAAACGAAAGGCAGGTCGGGAGGAAATCAGACCCCGGCGCTGGATGAGTTATACCCAGCCCGGGCCAGGATCGGGAGGCAGAAAAGGTGCTTTAAACACgtcaggagcaggaggaagacgGGGAAAGCGGAGGCCCGCCGCGTagcggggaaggggagctgggaatGCATGGCATCGAGAGGGCTGCGGTGTTTACGGCCCGTCTGCGCGTGGGGAGTAAACAGCCTAGGAACGGTGCACAGGGTGAGACAGAGAGACATGGCCCAGGGCACTGTCTGAGCTTTGACTGGGTCAgagtacccccccccccgaaaactCCTGTTCGAGCCCCGCCCAGGAACCCCACTTTGCAGAAGGTTTTACGCAGGAACGACGGGGTAAATGGGAAAATCTCTGCCACAGTCCCCACTGTAAAGGGAGCAAGTGGGGCTGGCAAAGATTCAGAGAAAGGCAGCACACGTGATCCAGGGTACAGAATGGCTCCCGTACGAGGAGAGAGCAGATAGACAGGGGCTGTTCTGCTTGGACAAGAGACGCCTAAGGGGGGGATACGATCCAGGTCTATAAAACCAGGACTGGTGCCGAGACAGCGaagagggaagtgttatttaccccttcacacaacacaagaaccaggggtcgccTGATGAAATTAGCAAGCTGCAGGCTTTATACCAACAAGAAGCACTTTGTCACACAACTAACCTGCGGAACTCCTTGCtgggggatgctgtgaaggccaaaagtataaccggGTTCAAACAAGAACCGGGTAAGTTCCTGGAGGcgaggtccaccaatggctacaAGCTGAGGTGGTCTGGGATggagccccatgctctgggcatcCCTAGACCTCTCTCTGCCAGCTGTGGCAGTCGGGGCAGATCTCTCCAGAactcccctgaagctctggtgcTGGCCCTTCGGCCTGACCCAGCAGGGCAGCAATAACCACATCTTGGAGTGAGCCGTTCCCGCTGCTAATGCCAGGCCCGCGGGTCAAACTACACACACTCCACTGTCCTGCCGCTCTCGGCTGGCACACAGGTGTTCTCCCCCGCGGAGAGCCGTCCGAAACAGCCAGCGTCCGCTCAGCGCCGGGGACGGCAGAGAGGCAGAAAAGCTCCAGGGCCTCTGACCCAATCCCGGCAAACGCCAGTCACGGCTCGGGGTGACGCTGAAACCAGCCGCCATCCGGGCCGTACCCGGGTGGTTCCCTGGAGGACCCCAACATCCCCAGAGCATCCACAGCGAATGCATTCCCAAGAGCCTGAGGAGAACAGAGCTACCCCTTCTCTGCCAGGCTGCAGGGCACAGCAAGGGAAGGAACGCCGGCCGAACCGGAGAAGGAAGAGCCTAAAGACCCCGTGGATACGTTGGACGTAACCGAGTCGGCAGGGCCTGAATTCAGCCTTGGCTACTGCGGGAACCAGCTGAAGTCATCTCAGACCCATTAGCGACGATTTTGGAGAACTCCTGGAAAGACGGGGGAGGCCCAGCGGCCTGGAGAAGGGGAAATGTGGCACCGGTCTTGCAAAGGGGAACATAGGGGACGCAGGGAATGACAAGCCAGCGGTGAGCCCCTGGACGGGAACAGGGTGACGAGGAGCAGCCAGCATTGGTGTGTCACAAACAAACCCTGACACCCCGGGGTCATTTCTGTCATTGACGGGGCAACCGGCCTGATGGGTGCGGGGGGAAGTGGCAGACTCGCTAGATCTCGAGTTTTTAGTCTGGCTTTTGAGGCAGGCCCACAGAACAGTCTCAGAAGCCAGCAAGGGAAACAGGAGCAGAATTCAAAACCACCCGGACAAATTGGAGGAGGGGTCCGAAATCCACATGGCAAAACTCAGCACAGACAAGCGCCAAGGGCCACCCCGGGGAAGGAAAATCACACGCGGCCCCATGAACGGGGGCTCCCAGCTAGAGGCGGCCCCGCTGCTGACACGGAGCCGGGGGCTAGGGTGGGTCGGGTGGCAAAAGGGCTGATctcctgctggggggtgggggggtattaACAGGGGCAGGAGGTGACTGGCTCCAGAGGGCTGCGCAGGGGGATGCCCCCCTCCAGGTTGGGAGAtccctggtgggggagggaagggagtccAGAGGGGGGCCTCTGAGCCTCCAAGGTCTGGAGAGTGCTGTGAGCCCTGCGAGGGGAGGGGACCCCCCACGGTTGGAGGTCAGGAGCTGTGAgccctgcggggggaggggatccCCTATGGTTGGAGGTCAGGAGCTGTGAaccctgcggggggaggggattgCCCATGGTTGGGAGCCCTGGGGAGGGCGGGGATCCCCCATGGTTGGGGGCCAGGGGCTGTGagccctgtggggggaggggatccccCATGGTTGGGGGTCAGCGGGGTCTCTGTCCGTCTCTCACTTCCCCCCTCTGTTCCAGGGGCTCCCCGGACCAGCTGCCCGACTTgcggctgctccctgggggtggggctgaggaggggGGCCCCTCGCCCTCCCGGCCCTGCCAGCCGCGGCGCCACATCGTCTTCCTGAAGACGCACAAGACGGGCAGCAGCACCATCGTGAACCTGCTGCACCGGTTCGGGGAGACGCGGGGGCTGCGCTTCGCCCTGCCCCCCCGCTACCAGTTCGGGTACCCCTACCCCTTCCAGGCCCGGCGGGTGAAGGGCTACCGGCCGGGGGGACCCAGCTTCGACATCCTCTGTCACCACATGCGCTTCGACCTGCCCGAGGTGAGACTGGGGGGGGGATAGTGGGgcagctgggagggggttgggggggcaggggtcgtGTATTcagggggagcccaggggagggggctcagggggtTAGGGGCCATGCATACGGGgggagccctggggagggggctcaggggcatggggaaaggggctcaggggggctggggccatgcaTTTAGGGGGATCACGGGGGACGGGACTCAGGGGGGCTGGGGTCATGCATTtggggggggagaatgggggagggagcttggggggaCCAGGGACCGTCCATTTGGGGGGAGCACAGGGAGGGgacctggggggctgggagagcttgaggggagagggcagcgTGGAGGACTCTGGGGGGAGTtgtgagggggtgtgggggagagcctgggggggctctgaggggggAGCATGGGGGCCCTAGGAGGAAGAATTTGggggttcccctccccctgccccactctcttCCCCTGTTCCTCTCCCCCAGGTGCAGAAAGTCATGCCCCCCGACAGCTTCTACTTCTCCATCGTGCGGGACCCGGGGTCGCTGGCCGAATCCGCCTTCTCCTACTACCGGGGGGTGGCGCCGGCCTTCCGCCGGGCGGGCTCGCTGGCCCAGTTCCTGGAGGCGCCCGTGCGCTTCTACGACCCGGCCGAGCGGGGCAACCACTACGCCCGCAACCTGCTGTGGTTCGACTTCGGGCTGGCGCCGCCGGCCTCGCCGGGCCCCGAGGCCGTGCAGGCGGCGCTGGCCCGGCTGGACCGGGCCTTCCCGCTGGTGCTGCTGACGGAGCATTTCGACGAGTCGCTGGTGCTGCTGCGGGAGGCGCTGTGCTGGGCGGAGGAGGACGTGGACGCCTTCCGGCACAACGAGCGCAGCCCCCGGGCCGTGCGGCCTCTGGCCCCCGCCCAGGCCACCCAGCTGCGGGCCTGGAACGCCCTGGACTGGCAGCTCTACTCCCACTTCAACCGCAGCTTCTGGCGCCATGTGGAGGCCTTCGGGCCGGCCCGGCTGCGGGCCGAGGTGGCCAGGCTGCGGGAGCGGCGCCGGGAGCTGGCCAGGCGCTGCCTGCAGGGCGGGGGCCCCATGGAGGCGGCCGGCATCCCCGACGAGCGGATCCGCCCCTTCCAGTTCGGCCAGGCGCAGATCCTGGGCTACGCGCTGCGGCCGGGGCTGGGGCCTGTCGACCAGCAGCTCTGCACCCGCCTGGTCACCCCCGAGCTGCAGTACAAGGACAGGCTGGACGCCCGACAGTTCGGGGC
Proteins encoded in this window:
- the GAL3ST4 gene encoding galactose-3-O-sulfotransferase 4 isoform X1 codes for the protein MKLPLACCRLQVLGAALAVCMTIGFTLQLLGAPFQRRGSPDQLPDLRLLPGGGAEEGGPSPSRPCQPRRHIVFLKTHKTGSSTIVNLLHRFGETRGLRFALPPRYQFGYPYPFQARRVKGYRPGGPSFDILCHHMRFDLPEVQKVMPPDSFYFSIVRDPGSLAESAFSYYRGVAPAFRRAGSLAQFLEAPVRFYDPAERGNHYARNLLWFDFGLAPPASPGPEAVQAALARLDRAFPLVLLTEHFDESLVLLREALCWAEEDVDAFRHNERSPRAVRPLAPAQATQLRAWNALDWQLYSHFNRSFWRHVEAFGPARLRAEVARLRERRRELARRCLQGGGPMEAAGIPDERIRPFQFGQAQILGYALRPGLGPVDQQLCTRLVTPELQYKDRLDARQFGANGSAGAPGGAGR
- the GAL3ST4 gene encoding galactose-3-O-sulfotransferase 4 isoform X2, with translation MTSQRGSPDQLPDLRLLPGGGAEEGGPSPSRPCQPRRHIVFLKTHKTGSSTIVNLLHRFGETRGLRFALPPRYQFGYPYPFQARRVKGYRPGGPSFDILCHHMRFDLPEVQKVMPPDSFYFSIVRDPGSLAESAFSYYRGVAPAFRRAGSLAQFLEAPVRFYDPAERGNHYARNLLWFDFGLAPPASPGPEAVQAALARLDRAFPLVLLTEHFDESLVLLREALCWAEEDVDAFRHNERSPRAVRPLAPAQATQLRAWNALDWQLYSHFNRSFWRHVEAFGPARLRAEVARLRERRRELARRCLQGGGPMEAAGIPDERIRPFQFGQAQILGYALRPGLGPVDQQLCTRLVTPELQYKDRLDARQFGANGSAGAPGGAGR